Proteins from a genomic interval of Coccinella septempunctata chromosome 2, icCocSept1.1, whole genome shotgun sequence:
- the LOC123307232 gene encoding lysM and putative peptidoglycan-binding domain-containing protein 3 isoform X1, with the protein MDNILDVEFHLDPAWYKYQKCDDESEEETELFVKPRTPRKEIPTVEKTVQEGDTLQSLAIRYCCTIEDIKRLNNIHKENEIYARNTIKVPVKPFSEALAPVHISGSTTPENKLIDIESPKINVIDLNLKIEEKSATPKPEVNEIIFNSQIAQKSTDANLDEVDVIDDEQVQLLPTKSSDFVGTLLNCNGTDGDISFVGLIIFIVVLIFAVPLIYVFYIAEHLENYHHHQT; encoded by the exons ATGGACAATATTCtggatgttgaatttcatttggaTCCTGCATG GTATAAATATCAGAAATGTGATGATGAAAGTGAAGAAGAAACAGAATTATTTGTTAAACCGAGGACGCCCAGAAAGGAAATTCCTACCGTTGAAAAAACAGTTCAAGAAGGAGACACCTTACAGTCCTTAGCTATTCGGTATTGCTGTACT ATTGAAGACATCAAGCGGCTAAATAACATACACaaggaaaatgaaatatatgcaAGGAACACTATTAAAGTACCAGTTAAACCATTCTCAGAAGCTTTAGCTCCAGTTCACATAAGTGGTTCTACAACACCTGAGAATAAACTGATTGACATTGAATCTCCCAAAATCAATGTGATTGATCTCAATttaaaaatagaagaaaaatcCGCTACACCCAAACCAGAGGTGAATGAGATTATATTCAACAGccaaattgcacagaaatccaCTGATGCTAACTTGGATGAAGTTGATGTAATAGATGATGAGCAAGTGCAGCTCCTACCAACTAAATCATCTGACTTTGTAGGAACATTGTTGAATTGTAATGGAACTGATGGAGACATTTCTTTTGTtggattaattatttttattgtagTTTTAATATTTGCTGTTCCCTtaatttatgtattttataTAGCAGAACACCTTGAGAATTATCATCACCACCAAACATGA
- the LOC123307232 gene encoding lysM and putative peptidoglycan-binding domain-containing protein 3 isoform X2, with translation MMKKRHKYKYQKCDDESEEETELFVKPRTPRKEIPTVEKTVQEGDTLQSLAIRYCCTIEDIKRLNNIHKENEIYARNTIKVPVKPFSEALAPVHISGSTTPENKLIDIESPKINVIDLNLKIEEKSATPKPEVNEIIFNSQIAQKSTDANLDEVDVIDDEQVQLLPTKSSDFVGTLLNCNGTDGDISFVGLIIFIVVLIFAVPLIYVFYIAEHLENYHHHQT, from the exons atgatgaaaaaaaggCACAA GTATAAATATCAGAAATGTGATGATGAAAGTGAAGAAGAAACAGAATTATTTGTTAAACCGAGGACGCCCAGAAAGGAAATTCCTACCGTTGAAAAAACAGTTCAAGAAGGAGACACCTTACAGTCCTTAGCTATTCGGTATTGCTGTACT ATTGAAGACATCAAGCGGCTAAATAACATACACaaggaaaatgaaatatatgcaAGGAACACTATTAAAGTACCAGTTAAACCATTCTCAGAAGCTTTAGCTCCAGTTCACATAAGTGGTTCTACAACACCTGAGAATAAACTGATTGACATTGAATCTCCCAAAATCAATGTGATTGATCTCAATttaaaaatagaagaaaaatcCGCTACACCCAAACCAGAGGTGAATGAGATTATATTCAACAGccaaattgcacagaaatccaCTGATGCTAACTTGGATGAAGTTGATGTAATAGATGATGAGCAAGTGCAGCTCCTACCAACTAAATCATCTGACTTTGTAGGAACATTGTTGAATTGTAATGGAACTGATGGAGACATTTCTTTTGTtggattaattatttttattgtagTTTTAATATTTGCTGTTCCCTtaatttatgtattttataTAGCAGAACACCTTGAGAATTATCATCACCACCAAACATGA
- the LOC123307231 gene encoding protein arginine N-methyltransferase 6, whose protein sequence is MDSNYIESYNDLQVHQLMLLDTPRNQAYRQAILDNKDFIKGKIILDVGCGTGILSIYCAQAGAAKVYAVEASSIYEVAKSIVKENKFENVIEVIHSKIEDVTLPSKVDAIVSEWMGFYLFHEGMLNSVLVAREKFLKPEGLMFPESATLFAAPISVPSYFEKWSELDGISMNTFGEKIRNEASKKPVISTVEADCLLSDPEIVTWIDLKQVTQEELKSIEAEHLVVCNKSGKYQGICLWFSCTFPSQDTEPITLSTSPEDSETHWKQTTIVLPTEIEVETGAPVAFKLSMKASEDSYRKYNLEVTMQDPNEIQHPEYCPCYMTKCIVVRAMLDKYEKGDLESA, encoded by the exons ATGGATTCCAATTATATCGAGAGTTATAATGATTTGCAG GTTCATCAGCTCATGCTCCTCGATACACCAAGAAATCAAGCTTATCGACAAGCAATTTTAGACAACAAAGATTTCATAAAAGGAAAGATAATACTAGATGTAGGTTGTGGCACTGGCATTCTTTCAATATATTGCGCTCAAGCAGGTGCTGCAAAGGTTTATGCTGTTGAAGCTAGCAGTATTTATGAAGTAGCCAAAAGTATTGTGAAAGAAAATAAGTTTGAAAATGTTATTGAG GTCATTCATTCAAAAATAGAAGACGTAACTCTTCCTTCTAAAGTAGATGCAATTGTATCTGAATGGATGGGATTTTATTTGTTCCACGAAGGAATGTTAAATTCTGTTTTAGTGGCAAGGGAAAAATTTTTGAAGCCAGAGGGTTTAATGTTTCCTGAATCAGCCACATTATTTGCAGCTCCAATTAG TGTTccatcatattttgaaaaatggagCGAATTAGATGGAATTTCTATGAATACATTTGGGGAGAAAATAAGGAATGAAGCATCAAAAAAACCTGTAATTTCAACTGTCGAAGCAGATTGTTTACTATCAGATCCAGAAATAGTTACATGGATTGACTTGAAGCAAGTCACACAAGAAGAATTGAAATCAATTGAAGCAGAGCATTTGGTAGTTTGTAATAAATCAGGAAAATATCAAGGAATATGCTTATGGTTTTCATGCACATTTCCATCACAAGATACTGAACCTATTACTTTATCAACAAGCCCTGAAGATTCAGAAACACATTGGAAACAAACAACAATAGTGCTACCTACAGAGATAGAAGTTGAAACTGGTGCTCCTGTGGCTTTTAAATTAAGCATGAAAGCATCTGAAGATAGTTATAGAAAGTATAATTTGGAAGTTACCATGCAGGAtccaaatgaaattcaacatccaGAATATTGTCCATGTTATATGACTAAATGTATTGTAGTTAGAGCCATGCTTGATAAATATGAGAAAGGTGATTTGGAATCGGCATGA